The DNA region GAGAAGACACTGAATTTTCAGGTACATTGCTGCCACTATGGGTGCTACCACCTACTGGCTCAATCTTAACCAGCTGTTCTTCTACTGGATTACTcgaattttcattagttttaccAGTTTCCTTACCTGCAACTTTGGAAGTCAGAATATCTACATTGTCCACCCCGGCAACATCATCACCACCAGCAGAAACTTGGCTTTGTTCACTTGAGGGTTTGGGATTACCTTCTTCATTAACAGTCACTGTAGCTTTTTCAATTCCAGGATTCCATACTTCATCATCTGAAACACCAGCTTTTTGTGCCTTCAAATCATTGAGTGCATCAACCTCACCAACAACCAACTTCTTTTCATGTTCCACAACCTCCACCAATCCACCCGCGGAAACTTCTACACTTTCCCTCACTACTTCACTGACGACAACTTGTGTTTCACTACCTACAGGTTCAATCAAGGAACCCCCAAGTCCATTTTCTGCTGTGGCATCCTGTGCTTTTTCATCCGAAACATTAACTTCCTCTGAATCCACATCCTGCCTCACAACCATCTCAGCTTCCTCAAAATGAACAACCTGGGTTTCTATAACTGTTGAACTAATGTCTGCAGCCACCGAATCCAGCTCACCCACTTTACCACCATCTCCTCCGGAAGATCTCACATTTCCCTCCGACCCCATATCAACCTCAACCGACTCATCACGTCCCACCCCCTCATCGCCCCCATCCCCATTAGTGCAAACTCCACCAACATAGACATTAGAACCCAGAACCTCCACCATTATATCATCCCCCTCACAATCACCGCCTTCATCGTCACCAACATCCTCCCCAAAAGACCCCTCAACCTGACCCTCACTCACACAAGCCTCAGCCCCAGCTAGGGTTTCACCAGCCACATGTCCGCTCACACTCACAGTGGACTCTGACCCACTACCCAATGCAAAATCCATATCCTTTTGCTCATCCATTGAGAGATTTTATCTGGGAATTTTCCAAAACCATCAACTTTaacttcttttcattttttacttccaaaaattaccaaaaaatttgaaaatttgaaaaaccctAATCACAAAACTGAGCTAAGCATGCAATCGAGAAAATTAAAGCAACGAATATATGAAGGCAACATAATTTGAAAGTTTAAAGCTCGAAGGTTAGTGATTTTGTGCGTTTACCTCCAGATCTTCCGAACAAGATTAAAGCCTTGAGGCTTGTGGGTTtaggaaggggagagagagagagagagagagagagagagagagaggagagagaatggGTTTCGCGATTTTGGGTACAAGGGAAGTGTACTTTTGGGAGATCcagaaatattaaaaataaaattgcacATAGAGGCCCAACAATTTGGTTTTACGGGTGATGTTTTAAACTATTTATTCAAACCAGATATAGCGGTAAATAGTCGAATTTTGTTAACTGTGAAATAAGGTAAATTAAGGCAAATCATTACGTGTTATCAGTAGAAAATAAACATGTTAGTTAATActaataatttaatattaataattatattatatgatttacaaaatatagtttaaattCATAATCACCTTACACGGTTTAAgttgattaaaattttattccattttaatttttgattatTTCCAATGACTTCAATTTAAAAGAGTTCAGTATAGGAGGTGGATCTCATTTCCTCGACCACTCGAGAGAAATCTAATGACTTAGAATTGTGCCACACATTTAATgagttttatttcattttgtttattgATTTCATTCAAACATTTCATTCCAACCCTATTGAATCAACAAACCATGAGcatcaaatttttccatgagATGATTTTCAACACCGAcggatataaaaaaaattggtggaAAAGAATAATGATTGCtgaataaaaatcataaaaaataaaattcggtaaatcgccaaaatgattcctgagatttgcatgactcatcactttggtctttaagattccaaatcgataaatgtggtctctgagattgtccatcatccatcattttggtcattctgttaaaaactccgttaagtgtcctggacgtttaggcaattttcaaagcttcgtaactcaatcgtttattaaccaaattcgacccataatatatcaaaataaagataggGAAGTGTGGAATACGAATATACCTAtttcgaagcccaatggttACCGGAGATtgctggaaaatagcctcaaagttgactagtccgagtgaaaacttgaaaaatgggtaaactttaaacgttcataacttcttcaatactcaacgaaatcaagtgattcaaaaacgaaaatcatacttctcgacgaggcaaagagaatggtatctttttCAACACCTAACTTGCTATGTTTTGGCTGGAAAACggttcgaaagtggctaactcaagaccaagacagccactttcgagtcgttttccggccaaaccacggcgagttagccgtcaaaaaaggtaccattctctttgtctcgtcgagaagtatgattttcgtttatgaatcacttgatttcgttgagtattgaagacgTTATGAACGTTCAAAATAGAAAAGTCAAAAGTGATAAGTCATACAACGAGATAGATAGAGTGGAAGCGGTATACACTCAGTAATTGGTGACCCTGAGTTGGTATCACATCTGTAACCCTGAGTTGGTATCACATCTGTAACTAATTGATTTTACTCTTTATGTCTGCATACTCTGCAACTCAACTCAAATCAGCCCAAAACATAAATAGAAATTGTATTGGCTTGAACATGTTTAAATATCGAATAACTTCTTATGTTGTGCGAGTGCCCGAGCAAAGAATTTATCCTACAATCTGGAACATTATATTTTATGTATGTAACAACGATAACGCAACCAGCGTTGTAAACACAAAGAGATGTGTACTCCGCGGGCATAAGATTTAAGTGCGAAAGAGCGAGTTTATGCAGAAAAAGTCGAATGAAGCCATGAAAAGCAACCCACAAGATGTGGGCAATCGAGAGAACATGCATACAATGACTTCTCTGTTACATTGTTTTTGTCGAAGGGTTCACAGCTCAAGCTGAGATGGATATgttagagagtgagagagagagagaggagaatgAAAGAATTTATCAGAAACACCTAAATTAATTAAGAACACTTatggaattaattaaaaattaaataaataaaaataaataaattggaaaGAAAGAGCTACAACAGTTTATCAGAAACACCTAAATTAATTAAGAACACTTatggaattaattaaaaattaaataaataaaaataaattaattggaaAGAAAGAGCTACAACAGATCAGAGATAATAATGTTGCTCTGTGCAGCCACCACGTTCCCCCTTTTGTTATTTTGCCAACTAATTTGAATGAGTAGTGCAGTGCATGCCCTTTACTTTCTTAAAGCTCTCGTCCTCTTCTCTGCCAACTGCACCTGCTATTCCACAGCCAAGCACACTGTTTCTCTAGCAATCAGTTTATATCtattcatacaaaataaatttaattaattaattgccTTAAACTACTACAATATATGGAATCTACAATATCTACTTGGATTTAATGAAGAAAAATGCCAACTTGGAATGAAAACAGACACCAAAAACAAATAACTTCGGTCTTGTTGTAACACTGTTACGTGATGTTATCAATccatttatattatattgtGTATTTAACATAATCATATGTTCATAATATAGTACGTGAACGCTAAAATGTTTCATACCAATAAGATATAAATGAATCAATAGCCAAAACTTGTCTTGTTTACCATGTTTTGAGCcttatataacattttaaactaGTATCACGTCAAGAAAGTTGAGGTGACACAAGCTTCCTTAACATGGGCGAATTTTGAAGCCAAATAAATGGGCAGCACGATTTGTGCGACGAGGATTATGTGTGGTTGTCGGGTTCACACGTGGGCCAACCCCCTTTgataatataaaaaattgttgagagtcgatcataaaactaattggtaatATGAGATATAGTTAAACCTCTTATAAGTTCTTTCAAAGTTTCTCCTTTCATTCATGCTTGACACTTTTACCTTCACATCAATACATCACGTACACTAGCTAAACCAGATAGTGATTTCatactttctttttttccttcatgcactattttctttgtttcagtATACTAAACTGGATGTgatgcagaaagaaaaaatgcGAGTGTGAAAATTACTTCATTCTTGAAGTATCTAAAACGCTAAATCTTGacaattgaaaaattatttggATTTAAATACGAACAAAAGTCCAATAACCATGTTCAAGCCACGTGAGTTCACCAAAATGAGAGTTGGCAATTATTTTTTTCCACGTTCCCATTTGGGGACATTGACTAGGTTGAACATGTTAGCATGTGAGCAAGTACACCATAAAATCAGTGCATCAACCATCTATCTACCTGTGTTAGGAGCAATGGATGCtggtttggacatgatggttggGACTGTGGCCACGTGTCCGGCCGTGGTTGGCGAGTAGATGTGAGCAGGTAAGCCCATTGTATGTgattggtggtgatggtggtaaTGGTAGAGAGGATACATTGGCATCAAAGTGTTGTGTCCCACCATAGGCTGTGCTGGGTACACTTGAGCAGAGTAGTGCCCGTTCATGTAAGCTCGACCTGTGTAGCCCACCTTCTGCAAATTCACCATTGTCATACGAAGAACAAGTATCAAATCACATTGACCCCTCAAATAATTCCATTTAGTTTTAAGTCACAAACATAAACGTAATTTAGATCAGTTAATCATGATATTATGCTCGATGCTTGCACTTAAGTTTGACTTCCTTTTCTGCAAcgtagttttagacataaataCATAGAAAACACGACCAGAAGATTGAAGTCGGAAAACACATTACTTACATGAGGGTAACTCATATCAGGAGCAATGTATGTGGGGGAGTAgctgaaaagagagaaaataaaatcattttatTTCCTTTAATTGTTTGAATTATTTAACAGACGTACCAAAAATAAAATGGGGAATTAATGGCGTGGAAATATTGGTAAATACCCATAAAATGGAACGGCCTGGTGATGCTGGTGGTGGAATGGGGTGGTCGTCGGAGTCCCTGTTGGTGCTGGGTAGTACCACTGCACGTGATTTGCAGGTGCAGGTGCAGGTGACATGGACCTCGCTCCCCCACCGTTGGATCCTTCATAATAATCATTTAGATGCAATGTCAGATGAAAATCCCACCTTAGTGAATATCGATAATGTATCAGATATTGTAGATTGTAATATATATACCTCGCTGAGGAGGAGGGGTGGTGTTTGACGCGGACCTAGGGCGGCGAGCCCCGAGGGAAGCGAGGTTGCAGTTGGCACGGCGGCCGTTGATGACCGGCGTCGCATCCTCACAAGCCTTCTTAGCCGCCTCCGGCTCCTTGAAGGTTACCTACGCGTTACATTAtagaaaaacatcattaaaaacCACCGATCACCACCACAATCATATTACCATCAAAGTTgccaaaagagaaagaaaaattgaagactCACGAAACCGTAGCCCTTGGATCGGCCGGTGAGTTTGTCGGAGATGATGACGGCCTCGAAGATCTCGCCGTACTTTTCGAAGTGCGCCCTCAGGGCCTCTTTGGGAGTCTCCCACGCCAGCCCTCCGACGAAGACTTTGGTCAGTGTGGTGTCACCGAACTGCCCGTGAGTGACGTTGTTGCTCATTGTCATTCTTGCCCCCGGAAAAAACGACCACCCCAATGCAAATAATATCCTCCAAATACCCTTTGATGTAATTCGGCACTAATGTGTTTGTGTTTATGAAGAAAAACttaagcgagagagagagagagagagagagagagagagagagaggaagggagggagggagggagggagggagggggtGGGGAGGTTTTAGGgggagagaaaggaggaggGATGGTATATAAGGGGGAAGAGTGGAAGCACTGTAAGGGAGTGCGGTGGAGGTAATAAAATATTTGGAGAAAAACAGAGAGGCAAAGAGAGATAAAACTTTGTTGAGGCCTGAGTGATCACGCACCCATGGCTCATAAACTCAATTCTCTCTTTGGATGTGGGTGGGGAATTTGATGTGGCTCTCTTTTGCTTAGccggagaaatttttaattgtgacgagAATAAAGGTGACacatcatgtgtttttatgtaagtagtgaaattttttatttttaaagttattaattttttaacacacatatctcattatttatttaatgacacgtgatgtatcatccTGTATAacggtcacactaaaaaatctctcgttTAGGTGAAGGTAAATTGAGTATGATATGAGTTGTAAATTCAGATATTTTGAATTTCTAATTAAATATACTAAAGCGTTATACGTGCTTGAGGATATTTTAAGATTTTTTATGTGCCAGTTATGTATGTCTCTCTTCTCACGTGACAATGTACATGCGAAAAGAATTAGTTACAGTTGTCGTATACAATCAGTACAACTAGCACTCACGATTTTGTGCACAATATCCAGTTGTACACAACTTTCATTCATCGATTTTGTATGTTTCTTTTCTCAAGTGATACGTTCATTGTAAATTCAGATATTTTGAATATCTGATTAAGTGTACTAAAGCGTTACACGTGCTCACGAATATTTTAAGATTTTTTATGCATCGGTTATGTAAGTCTCTCTTCTCAAGTGATCAGGTACACACGAAAAGAACTAGTTACAATTGTTGTATATAATTAGTACAACGAGCACTCACGATTTTGTGCATGATATCCAATTCTACAAACTTTTGTTCATCGGTTTTGTATGTTTCTTTTCTCACATGATAAGTCAAACGTACATCTAACGCACATGAAGTAGTACAACTAGCACACCGTTTCCTTCTTTTGGTAACTTGACAACAAACACAGTCGAGATCACATGTACAGCTCCTGCTCCTCCAGTACAGCTTGACTAATTGGCATTTACCATGTTTTGGTAAGAAAAATCTCTAATTGTGTGCTTCAAAATCACTGGTGCATGATTCATGAACCAAGCGACAAGGGGGGTAGAAATTGAGTACAGAACACAGGTCTTTATACTGCATGAATATTAATTTCcttattttctaaaaaatataggtggtaaaatattaatatttaccAATTACTTGCGCGTGATCCCATGCGCCTGGTTGACGCGTGGGAACATGTTACAAAAATGGAAGAACCGATTATCAAAGAGACAGCTAGACGCCGTAAGTTATATGGGTGGTCCCCAcgtatttttaatgaaacagaCTTACATGACGTGCAGTCCTAGAAACAAAAGGCAGTCGACGGATACGATATGGGCTCCAGAACACCTTCACGCATGGATACAAATACGACAGTACATTTTTCTGTGTGTTTGGACATGATCACCTGTACCCGCGTGCAACCTATATCTTCTAGGTTCGGAACACAATACTAATATTTTTGTACGCTTTTTGTTTTAAGTCTTGTGATGTTTAATCAAGTAGCCTGCCTTTAAATGAGACGAGATTTTAGTTCCTGATTttcatgtttgattttttttttttaatctttataTTATTCTATGATGGTTAATAAAGGAAAGGTTCTGGATCCGTTTCACCAAGTTCATCCatccggaccattgaaatttgatacaacagctacaaacagggagtttctttaaaattataataactttaaccgttagatcaaatttcaatggctctGATGATGTGGACTTGGTGAGAGGAATCCTCTCCGGATTCCTTTCCGTTAATAAAAGCatttattcaataaaaaaagCCTAAAAGATGTGGACTTTAAATGACAAATACAAAAGTAATTTGTTGAGtgtttttgtcaaacgataaattttgttatCACAGTGGTAGAAATAAGTTGAGCCCTTGTATGACAGCATGGATTTGAACTCCGTCAGTGACTGATCTAACATCTAATATAACATaatttgttgagtattgaactTAAGACCTTATTGATTacaactggaaaaaaaaaaacaccactatacgtaaaatcattttttaatattttttttaaatgcttGGAAGGAGAAGGGGTGAGGGGTTGAAGTAGGGGTGCAACTTGGTTGAGCCAATCCGAACCTGCCCATATCCAATCTAACTTTAAGCCCAAACAAGTGAGTTTTTTTAGTTATAACCCTCCCGAACCCAACCCAATTTCAACCCGTTCATTGATTGGTTTGACTTGAGTTGATCATTTCCCCGTCCatccccaacccaacccaacctgaCTAATCAAACCCAATCTAACCAGATTGTACCCATATCAATTAATGCTCATATTACACCCAAGTGAGTCAAGTCCAAAAACCAATgcctttctaattttttttttttaataaattaccctttataattacttaaactTTTAGGGAATAAGAGCCTTTGATTAATCAGCATATTCGTAGTCTCTAAATCCTAAAGCTTTATAGTAGattgatttatgaaattaaagttAGCTAGCTTTGATGCTACTTGGCTTAATTTTTTTACGAATTCTTGGAAACTAAGTTATTACAAGATTAAACTTGAAAAAGTTGGGCAACCTGAACTCAACCTAAGTAAACCCTAACCCAATTAAACATGAGCCCAAATGAACTCGAATGAAACACAACCCGAACTCTAGCCCAAATTGTAAAAATTGGATTAGGATTGGGTTGATCTTCCAACTCGTCCAACCCACCTGAGTTGCACCCCTAGATTTAAGTGGGAGACATCGAtttcttttaaaatctttttgccttttatttttattttattttattaattgtttgACATATTTATCCGTACTTGATTAACTTGTTTGATAAAATTCAGTTGTATGTAAAAGGTTACAACCGTCATTTAAATGAGTTTTTGTTCACAAGCAGTGCTTTGTATAATTTGGGGACTGGCCCCAAAAATGGCAAAGTTGTGGTTTTGGAGTGAAACTGCTTGCTCTGTGTCTGCATGTTGTACGCTACGATACGGTCAAAGGACAGAAGCCGTCTGATCTGATGTGCATaagtttaatttcataaatattaACTGCTTGATCACGTGGACCCACTATGAATTCTATATTGAAGGAGAAGCTCTCTTCGTTAAGGAAAACTTGTGTACCTTCGCTTACAACATTGTTTGATGTCCCTGTCTGTCTATGCGATCAAACATGGCTTCAAAGATTCGGATTAGGATCCTTTCCTAAGTTAAGGATGAGAATCCTCGTGAGAAAGCCTATCGAGCcgttgaaattttatttaatacttacaattattataatttttagaagaACCTCATGTTTGTAATtgttggataaaatttcaatggtccTATAAATTTGCTCAGGAGGATCCTCACCCTTAACTTAGGAGAAGATCAAGATTCATCCCAAAACAAGGGCAGTTTCCAAGGGTAATTAGTGGCGTTAATGAAGGAGGCTGTCACATTTTCTTCTCACTAGCCCTTTTGCTGCGCTAACGCATGTGacaatttacatttttttgtttaatttttattaatttttgaaattttgaattctattgaaaaaaaaaagtaacttacagtttggatgatttttttttaaatcttttaaAAGGGTTAGTTACTCGCTTTACGCGgggttgttttcttttaattattttactaATATTTCTTGTTTAATGAATTGTTCTTTTTAAAAGTTGTAAGAAGCGATGAGCATTTTTGGTATTATGAATATTTTACTATATTTGTCTTCTCCATCTATATATAAAGATACAACAGCCAATTATCCAAATGGGACAATAATTCCTTCATTCAGAATAGGCCATTGTttagagttttattttttaaaaagcaAATATTATAAACTGCTCTAATTTACAAAGAGGGAGATTTGAACTCGAgtgcaagaaaaaaaatattgatttgACTAACTGATTTAATCCACATCTCGTCTGTTTTGGAGATTAATCTTACACTTTCATGTGAAAACATATTTTTACAAATTAATGTGAATGAATTTAGGGCTGAGAGAGCTATGAAATGAGAAGACTTTGAGGATTGAGcaaaagataaaacaaaagtACTCAAAGTTCTTATTATCTTTAAGAATTAATATTGGACGCACAGTGTTGTGAAAACGAAAAATTAGGTTATCTGacatcaaaactaaaataataaatacgATACAAATAGTAAGATGCATTGTTTATATCTCCGATATTTAACTGATATGATCGAAAAATAAACGAAATATGATTTAGCCAAAATTTTAGAGTTTTTTTGTACCCTTCTTTACTTCTTTCGATATTCGACCAGAGAAATTTCAAACATTTCAGACAACAAACGGAGTAGAGACATGGGAATAATAAAGGGACAAtgattgtctaccctcccacTTCCGGTGCACTtctgtgccctcctgttttgtgtggttacggttaagccacgtcaacattttatattatttttttatagatataataagacaaaaatgaataataatataaaatattgacgtgccttaaccgtgaccacacaaataggagggcacgggagggcacgggaagtgggagggcagacaatccttgtccataatAAAGAGCATGAAGGGTGTTGTGTGGCTCTATCCCgacaggatcctctccggatcattTTGGTGAGAATCTTGGAAATTTGTAAATTGTgtatgttcatcgtacatcgtatgatcagtttttatcaaatgctgtttgtatttaattttaaataaaaatatttaaaataatttataattgcatgatatataataaaaaaatataatatacagATTTCGAAGATCCTCATAAAAAGAAACGAGAATCCGAACTCAGCTCTGTTTTCCCTTGGCAAACCACTTTTGGTCCCACGTGCGGAGGTTTGCCGGCCGAATCTCTCAAAAACCCCCcgactctttctctctttcactGTGGATTATAACGTGGCCAGCTGTACATCAACAGGGATATTTCGTCAGTTCATAAATATGGGTTCCTTTTGACCATTGACCAACAGAGGCTTTCGGGGTGGGGTACAGTAAGTAAAAGGTAAGATTTGaggggagaaagaaagaaagaaataataaaaggaGGCATGAAGAAGGGGTGCTACTACCGGTAGTGGTGTGAGCTGGCTGGACCGGACATGGATACTCTTCGGATTCATTGATCCTAATCTATCAAGTTACATTAtccggatcattgaaatttaatctaatGATTATAAATAGGGgttcactttaaaagttataataactttaactgttagatcaaattttaatagccCGAATGATGTAACTTGGTGAATTAGAACCAatggatccgaagaggatccatgTTCTCATGTTCTTCTTCTGAAATTTGGATTTCATCCGGATCCACTTTGTGGGGATTCTAGTGATCCTTACATTTTAGACATTCATCATGCATCATGCGATCAGAAATcatatgatttttcttatttaaaattaaacacaaatagtaactaatgaaaactgatcgcacgatcTACGATGAACGACTAAAATGTGTGAGGATTTCTAGGATTCCCACGAAGTGAATCCGAGGATCCTCTTCCCTTCTTCTGAGTTGGCCTAAGTGGCACACATGCTTCCCTATGCACTCACACACTCAAATGATGCATTGcaggtagggatgggcaaatacccattggttatgggtaaccgcggttacccgcccatttaaattaaatggttacggttatgggtaaccgtttagataaataaacggttatgggtataaccgtttacccgcaaAATTTAAATGgccggttatgggtattaaccacggttataaacgggtaaccgtttaccgatttattttatatatgtaaaactaacacaaaccatgttctcgatccaataatacttaacacctaataaattagcaaggaattcatcggtcattctctcaataacactactacaggaatgataattctcatcatcaaggaattggccaaattaatttaaatttcttgcgggtaaccgtgaaattgacagaaatgctttgacagaaatgtcttctaaacaatttttgtaacccaataatacttaacaaattttatatttaccttcattggtaacagttaaaaatatcgttcgtaaactattatttcaattattggaatggtataaggatttaaaaaattaaaatatggaaatgtatgatgaatgtacctataacggtgtttaattgtccaaacaaataaattatgacaatttttttttaattttcaagttgttaaaaaacatgtagacaggtgaaaaaagggtaatggtaaaaaaaaagaagataaatgggttaaaaaggataaatggg from Malus domestica chromosome 01, GDT2T_hap1 includes:
- the LOC103406285 gene encoding probable RNA-binding protein ARP1 isoform X1: MTMSNNVTHGQFGDTTLTKVFVGGLAWETPKEALRAHFEKYGEIFEAVIISDKLTGRSKGYGFVTFKEPEAAKKACEDATPVINGRRANCNLASLGARRPRSASNTTPPPQRGSNGGGARSMSPAPAPANHVQWYYPAPTGTPTTTPFHHQHHQAVPFYGYSPTYIAPDMSYPHKVGYTGRAYMNGHYSAQVYPAQPMVGHNTLMPMYPLYHYHHHHQSHTMGLPAHIYSPTTAGHVATVPTIMSKPASIAPNTVCLAVE
- the LOC103406285 gene encoding probable RNA-binding protein ARP1 isoform X2, which encodes MTMSNNVTHGQFGDTTLTKVFVGGLAWETPKEALRAHFEKYGEIFEAVIISDKLTGRSKGYGFVTFKEPEAAKKACEDATPVINGRRANCNLASLGARRPRSASNTTPPPQRGSNGGGARSMSPAPAPANHVQWYYPAPTGTPTTTPFHHQHHQAVPFYGYSPTYIAPDMSYPHKVGYTGRAYMNGHYSAQVYPAQPMVGHNTLMPMYPLYHYHHHHQSHTMGLPAHIYSPTTAGHVATVPTIMSKPASIAPNTDIN